One Emys orbicularis isolate rEmyOrb1 chromosome 20, rEmyOrb1.hap1, whole genome shotgun sequence genomic window, ACTCtcgatctcacaccaaagacaacattgGCAGCCAATTTTTCTAGTAAACTAaaagtttattagctaagaaaagaaatgaacattattgagaggttaaagcaggtacaTTAGATTAACAGGTGAGTCTAAGATTGTAAATCCAAAATGACAGCAGAGAAGTAGTAATCTGCTAGTTTTGCATAAGTCTCTCAGGGTACCCAAAATGATTTTGGGGATCTCTGGACTGCATCTGGAGTGCTCCCTTGTGAgtgtccaaacagtccagagaagCAGGATCATTCCCTCAAACCAATATTTATAGATCCTGCTCACAGAAGAAAATCTGAACAATGTCTTCACCCACATAAGTTTTGATGAGTAGCAGCTGCAGAATGAGTTGTGAACTTCCATTGTTGAACTCAATGACCCTTGCTTTGAAGTTAACATTCTACTTCCTTTGCATACACAAGTAATTCAGTTACAGTGATATACATCATACAATTGCCTTCCATTACATTATAATAGGgatagataagtgaaaacaatgcaaatatCATTCATTAGTATTCATGAAGTTCTAACACCTGAATATAAACACACTTTGATCTGGGGTTATTTAATTACAGGGCCATACATAAGGTAATGTGATAGCAATCAATATGTTTCTAGATAAGTTTGAAGACAATGCCATTAACATTCCCTTTGAACTAAACTAACACAAGTGAATTGTTGTGCACACATACTTAAACATTTCACACTTTGTTGATATTCACACACAACTCAATTGGTCTATTGTTCTGACCTAAgctggtctgtcagtgttacaatcAGCACTCAAGATGGGGGGACAAAGGGGGGAAAGAGAAATGAGAACAAGTCATGCCTCAGAACTCTGTGGTGAAGAAAGTAGCTTGTGAAGAAATAAAGGGTTTTTTATTATTTCGATATTATGCATCATTTCTGAAGGAAGAAAATGAATATTTCATCAGCTGATTCTCTAAGTGCTTGGAAGAGATTTTTCTGTGCATGTTTTTCACAGGCTGGTTTGAGTTATCCCAGTTTTAATCATATTTTTTCCCTTCCATATTagaggctagattttcaaaaagcatcaCTATGGACCAGCTTGCAGTTGGAgatggtcagaaattttccatcaaagcatttctttttcatggaaaaatgttatttttttttaaaaatgtgttgggaaaaatctaaattaaatgtttcactattaaattttgcATTTCTGCCTGAGCAGTCATGACTGAGAGCTGTAGTTTCTTCATTCCCCCCATTTCCCCTTATTGGCTAAACTCCCCAGCCAGACTAcctttcccatgatgcaccacagtcatgggactcccatgatgcactgtgcagCTCAGGAGGATGCAGATTAGTGTTGAATTTctccaaaatgttttgacatttcctaGACACATTTTTTCATTCTGCAAATCTTTCcagtatttcaacttttcatcctgattcagcaTGACAGCACATGCTGAAATATTGGAATTACCTGTGAGACAATTTACCTTTTTGACCAGTTCCACTCTCAATAGGGCAAAGGCAGGGCCTCTCCACTGTTCTCAGTGGGATAtgaatctttttaaaaactggcttcTAAGACATAAATATTCTAGTGGGCCTCTGATCTTGACTACCTTGTTTTTAGTGCCTGTTTTTCAGAAGTGTGGAGTGGCTCAtagcctctgaaaatcaagttccTTGAAGAACTCTCAAGCTAGGTACCCAAAAATTAAGGCATTCAAGGTCAGGCAGTGTCCATGTCTTAAAATGAAGGCCTAAATGCCATATTTTGAACTCAGTTACTCGAGTGAAAACCAGGAACTACCACACCTAGTGACTCCAAATTCACACTGACATCTCTGAGGAGGGAGGACACTCATTCTAGTCCAGAAGCTCCGATGTGCCACACAAATTTGGTGGCCTCACAATTGCATTGTTGAAAATTATTAACATCATAAATAAAGTGTCTAGAAATATCTGTTTGCATTGACAAAAAGAATCTCACCAAATTTTAAATTTCCTGCATgaattttgtttcctttattgTGGGTCTTTCATGGATTGATCCTCAGGCCTGTGAGGCAAGGAAGATTtaatgaaggttttttttaatgtaattatcATCATCTTTATTACAGAAGCTcatagaggccccaaccaagatcatgGGCCCCAGTGTGCAGGGTACTGGACAAAATtagcaagagacagtctctgtctCTAACAGTTTACAGGCTAAATAGACAACACAAAGGAAGGATTCTTCTCCACATTTTGCAATGggtaaaccgaggcacagagaaattaagtgacctgcccaaggtcacatttaggctatgtctacacttacactgCTACCGTAGCACAGCTGTAGAGACAAGAATCCTTTCGTCAACCTAATGCTGTCTATACCAGGGCTTATGTCAGATTAACTACATTACTCCGGGGTCTGGCTTGCCTGATTgccagtccagcaccttaacaATAAGCCCATCCGTCTCCCATGGAATCAGTGATAGATATCTGGTAGCAAGATATTTCTAACTCTTCTTGCGTCACATCTCAATAAGAGTGACTGAAGAGATAGTCATGTCCTCTTGCTCAAGCAATTCAGCAACTCACATGTAGCCTTAACTGAGCTCCCAGTTGGGAGAATGAGGAGAACAGGCCAAACAATACCATAAGAGGCCAAACCATTCCACAGATTTTGTTCAGGGTCTGCTTTGTTCGGGCTCTCTTTCCATTAAGTCTCACATGTTGTCAGAGCTAGCAGTTTCACTTCAATTTTGTTGATTTTCCAGTATACGACAATAATTTTGGATCAAATATAAAGCCCAACAGAGCCCTCCAGAAAGCGGAGTCAGGATTTTCCTCTTTGTTTGCCatataaaacacacaaaaaaggaaaatcCTGCCTTCTGTCTCTTTATCTATACAATAGACACCCTCAGGTTATCTGCCTTCCCTACAGTGACAGGTCTGTGGATTATGTTGTGGTTATCTTGAAGTTGTCCCTTCTTATTCCAGGGCTTTCTTGCGAATTCTCTTTGCATCTTCGGCAACTTTATCCAGGAAGCTTGACAGTATGGAATATGTGGTAATGAAAGACAACGCTGCTGCAGCTACGGTGCTAACCACTGATACCAGCTTAAAGCGACGTTCAAATGACCTGGCGATGccgcacccaaccctgacacattTCTTCAGTAAGAAGTCCCTGGTGAGTTCTTCCACCTGCGGCGATAGGATAACAGCCTTGAGCTCTGTGACGGGCTTTGCAGCCTGCCTGGCAAGCTTAGCCAGGGAGTCATCATCAAGGCCAAATCGCTTGTAGAAGGTGATCATGGAGACCAGCAGGATTCCAATGTCACACGCGAGAGAGACTCTCTCAAGGGGAACAGCATTGATACAAGCTGACACCAGGGATATTTTCCATAAATGCTTCTTCAGGGCAGCTttcttcttctctatgatttcaGGGGAGAGGTTGGGCAAGCTGAGCAGAAACACAAGTCTCTGTAGACTGGGGAGGTCCTTCTCCAGCGTATCCTCCAGTAGGCGAAAATCATACTGATCGAACTCCCAGTTGGAGAGAAGAAAGACCTGTGGGTTGGACACCCCTTGGTGTCTCAGATGTTTCTCGGAGTTCTCCCTGATCCTCTGCAAGACACTGTCCTGACTGTAAATTTTGGGATGAGCCCTTCTTTCATTGGCCAAATCTTCATCCACTTTGCAGCGCACAAAATAGAACTTCTTCTTCATTTTTTGGATCTCCCGGGCCAGGGCGGCATGGCTGGAACGGAACCGCTCTGAGGCGATGATGATAAAGAAGTCATAGCGACTGAATTTCACCTGCTGGAGGTACCTTTCTGGCCGAAAATCCATTGCCCCAATCCCTGGCAAATCCCACAATGTCACGTTAGGGTAGGTAGGATGCGGATAAGCAGTTGGCTTTGTTGTCATTTCTGTCACACCAGTTGGGGCAGCCCTTTTGTCCTCAGTCTCCAGTCCCCGGATGGCATTGATGAAGGATGATTTCCCTGCACCCGTCTCTCCTGTAACAGCAATGTTGAGCATCGTATTTTCAAATGACTCCAGCGCCTCCTGAGCTTTCAAAGCAGCTACCTCAGGGCTTCCATCTTTGAAGAGATGCATGAATTTCTCATATACTTGTATAGCTGCATTGAACAATGCCTTTGGGTCTAACTCTATATCCACATCCTTcatgagtgcagagagagactccatgGACTCCATGAGAGATTTGAAAGATGTCATCTGGcccagagaaggaagaggaaaaaggGAAATTTCATTCAGCCTTCGCTAGAGTtggtcaaaactcagaatttccatttggcaggaaattctgacatttcaaaatttctatttgtcccaaatcagaacaaaaagttcaaattttgaaatttcccatgtaacaaaaattccaaaacaaTTAGTTGTGAAAAT contains:
- the LOC135892369 gene encoding interferon-inducible GTPase 5-like, with protein sequence MTSFKSLMESMESLSALMKDVDIELDPKALFNAAIQVYEKFMHLFKDGSPEVAALKAQEALESFENTMLNIAVTGETGAGKSSFINAIRGLETEDKRAAPTGVTEMTTKPTAYPHPTYPNVTLWDLPGIGAMDFRPERYLQQVKFSRYDFFIIIASERFRSSHAALAREIQKMKKKFYFVRCKVDEDLANERRAHPKIYSQDSVLQRIRENSEKHLRHQGVSNPQVFLLSNWEFDQYDFRLLEDTLEKDLPSLQRLVFLLSLPNLSPEIIEKKKAALKKHLWKISLVSACINAVPLERVSLACDIGILLVSMITFYKRFGLDDDSLAKLARQAAKPVTELKAVILSPQVEELTRDFLLKKCVRVGCGIARSFERRFKLVSVVSTVAAAALSFITTYSILSSFLDKVAEDAKRIRKKALE